The following are encoded in a window of Sinorhizobium sojae CCBAU 05684 genomic DNA:
- a CDS encoding class I SAM-dependent DNA methyltransferase — translation MTQKSKKIDEEALAEAYNRALALEKAGDFDAAAAAYREVLDLDPEDHGGASVRLASMGRGDTPVKAPDAYVATLFDQHADVFDNVLVDQLDYCVPLLVRQRIQALELAPFKRVLDLGCGTGLTGGALRDMAEDITGVDLSENMVEIAHEKDLYETLYVAEAVDFLDDNDDEPFDLIVATDVLPYMGALEAFFFGAVDNLVPGGLLIFSSETLPETDFAGRSYMVGPHQRFAHSEAYLRDRLAATGFEIAEVGDITVRMEEGAPIAGHLVIARFKP, via the coding sequence ATGACGCAGAAGAGCAAGAAGATCGACGAGGAAGCCTTGGCGGAAGCCTATAACCGCGCCCTCGCTTTGGAAAAAGCCGGCGACTTCGACGCGGCGGCCGCCGCCTATCGGGAAGTGCTGGATCTCGACCCGGAGGATCACGGAGGAGCCTCTGTCCGGCTCGCCTCCATGGGGCGCGGCGACACGCCGGTCAAGGCTCCGGATGCCTATGTCGCGACCCTCTTCGACCAGCATGCGGATGTCTTCGACAATGTCCTTGTCGATCAGCTCGACTATTGCGTGCCCCTCCTCGTTCGCCAGCGCATCCAGGCGCTCGAACTTGCACCCTTCAAGCGGGTTCTCGATCTCGGTTGCGGCACCGGCCTCACCGGTGGCGCCTTGCGCGACATGGCCGAGGACATCACCGGCGTCGACCTTTCGGAAAACATGGTCGAGATCGCCCATGAGAAGGACCTCTACGAGACGCTTTACGTTGCCGAAGCCGTCGATTTCCTCGACGACAATGACGACGAGCCGTTCGACCTGATCGTCGCAACGGATGTCCTGCCCTATATGGGCGCGCTGGAAGCGTTTTTCTTCGGCGCCGTCGACAATCTCGTCCCAGGTGGCCTGCTGATCTTTTCCAGCGAAACTCTGCCTGAGACAGACTTCGCGGGCCGCTCCTACATGGTCGGTCCGCATCAACGCTTCGCCCATTCGGAGGCCTATCTGAGAGACCGCCTCGCGGCGACCGGATTCGAGATCGCCGAGGTCGGCGACATAACCGTTCGCATGGAAGAAGGCGCTCCGATCGCGGGTCATCTAGTCATCGCGCGCTTCAAGCCCTGA